Proteins encoded by one window of Kribbella italica:
- a CDS encoding SRPBCC family protein, which yields MPGPTSGGVIRARDQVVIERDPQDTYFFLTMPRNVLRTHPLVVHTTGVTDRCAVAGDQVTQVLASGDEMFSATWTVDRAEWGRQWTVTTDQYGWRGVDAQVDYLFEPVAEGTRLTRVMTVRLAPGHQECEALPHFTDRSIPQRFLHNVKQRVETVRAAFSF from the coding sequence ATGCCGGGGCCGACGAGTGGGGGCGTGATCCGGGCTCGCGACCAGGTGGTCATCGAGCGGGATCCCCAGGACACGTACTTCTTCCTGACCATGCCGCGCAACGTGCTGCGCACCCATCCGCTGGTGGTGCACACGACCGGTGTCACCGACCGCTGTGCCGTCGCCGGCGACCAGGTCACCCAGGTGCTGGCCAGCGGCGACGAGATGTTCTCGGCGACGTGGACGGTCGATCGCGCCGAGTGGGGCCGGCAGTGGACCGTCACCACCGACCAGTACGGCTGGCGCGGGGTCGACGCCCAGGTCGACTACCTCTTCGAACCAGTTGCCGAAGGCACCCGTCTGACCCGGGTGATGACCGTCCGCCTGGCACCGGGTCACCAGGAGTGCGAGGCCCTTCCGCACTTCACCGACCGGTCGATCCCGCAACGCTTTCTGCACAACGTCAAACAGCGCGTCGAAACGGTCCGCGCGGCCTTCTCCTTCTGA